The following coding sequences are from one Chrysiogenes arsenatis DSM 11915 window:
- a CDS encoding nucleotidyltransferase family protein: MQENITQQIESLKPELYNRFGIKKLALFGSYAKGEQTDKSDVDIVIIEMERKNGFLIAKAQRFLSEQLQKKVDIGLLSAMNPYVKKNIQQDMIYV; this comes from the coding sequence GTGCAAGAAAATATAACTCAGCAAATTGAATCCTTAAAACCCGAGCTGTATAACAGATTCGGTATAAAAAAGTTGGCTCTGTTCGGTTCATACGCGAAAGGGGAACAAACCGACAAAAGCGACGTAGATATAGTGATCATAGAGATGGAACGAAAAAATGGGTTTTTGATAGCAAAAGCGCAAAGATTCCTGAGTGAACAGTTACAAAAAAAAGTAGACATCGGGCTCCTAAGCGCCATGAACCCATATGTTAAAAAAAACATACAACAGGACATGATTTATGTCTAA